The genomic DNA CCGCTGGTGAATTTTTCCCCATCAGGCCATTCCACTCCCTCTTTTAACTTGAAAGTATATTTGGTTTTCGCCTCATCAACAAACCATTCTTTGGCCAAATCTACTATCAATTGTCCGCTAGCATCTTCTTTTAATAGTCCGGCAAAAACCAGCTTACTTAGATCTCTGTCCACCTCGTTCAGCTGGGCATAAAGCGGGTTTATATTTTGAGGATATCCTACTAAATTTTCTGTATAGGTGCCTCCATAGGCTGGCTTGTCTACCAGATTGTTTTTGAGAAAAATATAGCCGATCAGTATAAGACAAATTATTATTGCCGACACTGAAAAACGCATAATAATTTTTTCTTTTTTAGAAAGAAATCTGGGCAGATATTTCATCTGCCTTAGACTCGGCAGTCTTTTGGTATTCAGACTCTCCACTAGAAGTTCATCAATGTTTTTCTTTTCCTCAAAATTATTTTCAGTAATATTTTTAACGCGCCCAAAAAAATTAACCTTTTTGAGTATTTTCAAAAATATATTGCCCCGCTTATTTGACTCCACTGGGGGCTGTGAGTTTTCGGTCATAAATTTTTTATTGGAGGAGTATGCGTGCTACGCCCAAGCCCAAAAATATGAAGGCCAGCACAATAGTGGCCCAGAAAACAAATTTTTCTGCCCCTCTTTTGGCCATATAAATGTTGCCTTCGCCGCCAAAGGCAGCGCCGAGGCCAGAGCCTCGATTTTGAAGAAGAATAGTGATAATAAGTAAAGTAGCCACCACGATCTGTACGATATCCAAAATCTGCATAAATTAAACAAAAAGAGGTAATCCTCTTAGATTAGCTTAATAATTTAATTAAAAGCGTCCGTCCGCTTTAGTCTTTTTTATAGTATCAGATTTGCTGTTTTTTGTCAAAAGGATTATTCCCAATGCACTTCCGTTTCAAATTTTTTCAATCGTTCTTTTATCGGCTGATATTGGTCTAAGTTTCCATCTTGGCCCAATATTTCTTCCACTGCGGTTTTACTTTTCTTGATGATAATATAATCGGTCAGCTTGGCCACCTTCAATAGATCATTATAGCCAGACTGCCTGATACCATAAACCTCTCCCGGACCACGAAACTCCAGATCGCGCTCGGCCAATTCAAAGCCATTTTTACACTGCGCCAAGGTTTGCAACCTTCTGATCGCCTCCACATTATTTGATTCAGTAAATAAAAAGCAATAAGATTGTTCGGTCCCTCGTCCGACCCGGCCGCGAAATTGATGCAGTTGGGCCAGGCCAAATCTTTCAGCTGACTCAATTAGAATCATCGTTGAATTGGGTACATCAATCCCCACCTCAATCACCGGTGTGGACACCAATATTTTTGTTTTTTGTTCCAAAAAATCGCGCATGGCTTTTTCCTTTTCTTCGGCCTTTAGTTTTCCATGCATTAGGCCAATAGGCAAATCCGGAAATATTTTATTGTCCAATTTTTCATATTCCTCTTTGACCGCCTTGACTCCCAGTTTGTCCGACGGATCAATCAGGGGACAAATCACAAATGCCTGCCGGCCTTGTTTTATCTGCTCCAAGACAAACTTATATTTATCCGGTCGTTTTTCCGGTGGCACGATTTCTGTTTTGATTTCCTTTCTGCCGGCGGGCATTTCATTGATCACCGACAGATCCAGATCTCCATAGGCCGTCAGAGCCAATGTTCTCGGGATTGGTGTGGCAGTCATTGATAAGAGGTGGGGGATAGTGCCGTCATTATTTTTCTGTTTGAGCATTTTTCTTTGCTCCACCCCAAAACGGTGTTGTTCATCAATAATGACGAGCGCCAATTTATTAAAATTGACCTTGTTTTGAATCAAGGCATGGGTGCCAATAACCAGATCCAGTTTTCCGGCAGTGATTAATTTATAAATTTCTTTATCCTTGTCGATTCTAATGTTGGTTCGTTTGTCTGCACTGGTCAGAAGTGCTATTTTGATTGGCCAGCCGTGGAACAATTTGGTCAGATTTTCATAATGTTGTCGAGCCAGGATTTCCGTCGGGGCCATATAGCCAGTTTGGTAGCCATTCAAGGCCGTATTCAAAATTGAGAGACATGCCACGATCGTTTTGCCCGAGCCCACATCACCCTCCAAAAGCCTGTTCATGGGTTTATTTTTCCCCAGATCTTTGAGAATCTCCCAGCCAGTTATTTTTTGTGCCTTGGTCAGAGAATAGGGGAGTGATTTCACAAATTTTTGGGTTTCTTTTTCTTTAAATTCTATTTTTTTTGCTAGAGCTTGTTGCAGGGTTTTTTTGGCCAGCGCCGCACGCATTTGAATAATAAAAAGCTCGTCAAATTTTATTCTCTCCAATGCTTGATTCAAAACCTGTTGGTTGTCCGGAAAATGTATTTGTTTGACAGCTGCACTCAGGGCCATCAGTTTATTTTTTTGGATTAATTCGCTCGGCAGCCAATCTTTTATATATTTGGATAGAGCGATGATCTGGCTCATCACATAGCGCAGTTGTTTCTCCGTTACACTTTTTGTCAAAGAATAAATCGGCACGATTCTAGCCGTGTGGGTCATTTCTTTTTTATAACGCGTTACTTTTTCGTAATTGGGGTGAATAAACTGTAGTTCGCCGTTTTTATCTTCGGCTTTACCGGACAAAAAGATTTCATCGCCCGGGCGCAGATTTTTGATGAGATATGGCTGGTGGAACCAGACCGCCTTGATACTCTCTGTGCTGTCAGAAATTATTGCTTCGGTCACCAATCGTTTTTTCCACTGCGAACGTTTATTCTGGATTATCTCGATCTGCCCGCGGACTGTGGCGCTCGCCCCGGCCTCTACTTCCGCGATAGTCTTCACCCGGCTCCAGTCCTCATAGCGGAAGGGCCAATAATTCAGAAGATCCTCGACGCTCAAAACGCCAAGCTTTTTTAGACCTGGTGCG from Candidatus Kuenenbacteria bacterium includes the following:
- the recG gene encoding ATP-dependent DNA helicase RecG, whose product is MLINLKSKIENITSVGKRIAPGLKKLGVLSVEDLLNYWPFRYEDWSRVKTIAEVEAGASATVRGQIEIIQNKRSQWKKRLVTEAIISDSTESIKAVWFHQPYLIKNLRPGDEIFLSGKAEDKNGELQFIHPNYEKVTRYKKEMTHTARIVPIYSLTKSVTEKQLRYVMSQIIALSKYIKDWLPSELIQKNKLMALSAAVKQIHFPDNQQVLNQALERIKFDELFIIQMRAALAKKTLQQALAKKIEFKEKETQKFVKSLPYSLTKAQKITGWEILKDLGKNKPMNRLLEGDVGSGKTIVACLSILNTALNGYQTGYMAPTEILARQHYENLTKLFHGWPIKIALLTSADKRTNIRIDKDKEIYKLITAGKLDLVIGTHALIQNKVNFNKLALVIIDEQHRFGVEQRKMLKQKNNDGTIPHLLSMTATPIPRTLALTAYGDLDLSVINEMPAGRKEIKTEIVPPEKRPDKYKFVLEQIKQGRQAFVICPLIDPSDKLGVKAVKEEYEKLDNKIFPDLPIGLMHGKLKAEEKEKAMRDFLEQKTKILVSTPVIEVGIDVPNSTMILIESAERFGLAQLHQFRGRVGRGTEQSYCFLFTESNNVEAIRRLQTLAQCKNGFELAERDLEFRGPGEVYGIRQSGYNDLLKVAKLTDYIIIKKSKTAVEEILGQDGNLDQYQPIKERLKKFETEVHWE
- the secG gene encoding preprotein translocase subunit SecG; translation: MQILDIVQIVVATLLIITILLQNRGSGLGAAFGGEGNIYMAKRGAEKFVFWATIVLAFIFLGLGVARILLQ